From Haliotis asinina isolate JCU_RB_2024 chromosome 8, JCU_Hal_asi_v2, whole genome shotgun sequence, a single genomic window includes:
- the LOC137294905 gene encoding acid phosphatase type 7-like isoform X2: MLKRPYFHLVAVFLAQCANGILYTQPEQIHLSYGRDPSSMIVTWNTLNNTKTPVVKYGSSPLEVHQQVIGYSTHFVDGGTEHRAQYIHRVVITGLTPGQKYFYHCGSDDGWSDPFSFTAMPDGTDWSPRIVMFGDLGNVNAQSLPRLQSEVDMYDAVLHIGDFAYDMDKNQSTVGDAFMRQIQPIAAYLPYMTCPGNHENSYNFSNYKNRFTMPFDEQSDRMFFSFDIGPAHIISFSTEYYFYINYGISQLVQQYEWLERDLKEASLPENRAKRPWIITMGHRPMYCSNSDNDDCTHLESLVRTGIPKLHVNGLEDMFDSYGVDLALWAHEHSYERFWPVFNRTVYNGSYDQPYTNPGAPVHLITGSAGCSERHDNFAKDAGPWSAFRNLDYGYTRMTIHNGTHISFEQVSDDKKGQIVDSFTLIKDKHEPYGLRGSY, from the exons ATGCTGAAAAGGCCATATTTCCATCTGGTGGCTGTCTTCCTGGCACAATGTGCCAATGGCATACTCTACACTCAACCGGAACAGATTCATCTGTCTTATGGTC GTGACCCGTCCTCGATGATCGTGACATGGAACACCCTCAATAACACGAAGACACCAGTTGTGAAATATGGTTCCAGTCCTCTGGAGGTCCATCAGCAGGTCATTGGATACAGCACCCACTTTGTGGACGGAGGGACAGAGCATAGGGCACAGTACATACACAGAGTTGTCATCACGGGACTTACTCCGGGACAGAAATACT TCTACCACTGCGGCAGCGACGATGGGTGGAGCGACCCTTTCTCCTTCACAGCCATGCCCGACGGAACCGACTGGAGTCCCCGCATTGTCATGTTCGGGGACCTGGGGAACGTGAACGCCCAGTCCCTGCCCAGACTGCAGTCCGAGGTGGACATGTATGATGCTGTCCTTCACATAG GTGATTTTGCTTACGACATGGACaaa AATCAGAGCACCGTCGGTGACGCCTTCATGCGGCAGATTCAGCCCATCGCTGCTTATCTCCCTTACATGACCTGTCCTGGCAACCACGAGAACAGCTA CAACTTCTCCAACTACAAGAACAGATTCACCATGCCCTTTGATGAGCAGTCAGACAGAATGTTCTTCAG TTTCGACATAGGGCCCGCCCATATCATCTCCTTCTCTACCGAGTACTACTTCTACATCAACTACGGTATCTCACAGCTTGTCCAGCAGTACGAATGGCTCGAGCGGGACCTCAAG GAAGCAAGTCTTCCCGAGAATCGCGCTAAGCGACCATGGATCATCACAATGGGACACAGACCAATGTACTGCTCCAACAGTGACAACGACGACTGCACACACCTGGAGAGCTTG GTAAGGACTGGCATTCCCAAACTTCATGTTAACGGTTTGGAGGACATGTTCGACAGTTATGGGGTGGACTTGGCGCTTTGGGCTCACGAACACTCCTATGAACGCTTTTGGCCAGTGTTTAACCGAACA GTGTACAACGGCAGCTACGACCAGCCCTACACAAACCCTGGTGCCCCAGTCCATCTGATCACAGGATCTGCG GGCTGCAGTGAGCGCCATGACAACTTCGCCAAGGATGCGGGCCCCTGGTCAGCATTCCGTAACCTTGACTACGGTTACACCCGGATGACTATTCACAACGGCACCCACATCAGCTTTGAACAGGTGTCGGATGACAAG AAGGGGCAAATCGTGGATAGTTTCACACTCATCAAAGACAAACACGAACCGTACGGGCTACGTGGCAGCTACTGA
- the LOC137294905 gene encoding acid phosphatase type 7-like isoform X1 gives MLKRPYFHLVAVFLAQCANGILYTQPEQIHLSYGRDPSSMIVTWNTLNNTKTPVVKYGSSPLEVHQQVIGYSTHFVDGGTEHRAQYIHRVVITGLTPGQKYFYHCGSDDGWSDPFSFTAMPDGTDWSPRIVMFGDLGNVNAQSLPRLQSEVDMYDAVLHIGDFAYDMDKNQSTVGDAFMRQIQPIAAYLPYMTCPGNHENSYNFSNYKNRFTMPFDEQSDRMFFSFDIGPAHIISFSTEYYFYINYGISQLVQQYEWLERDLKEASLPENRAKRPWIITMGHRPMYCSNSDNDDCTHLESLVRIGVPFLHVGGLEHMFDKYGVDLALWAHEHSYERLWPVYNRKVYNGSYDQPYTNPGAPVHLITGSAGCSERHDNFAKDAGPWSAFRNLDYGYTRMTIHNGTHISFEQVSDDKKGQIVDSFTLIKDKHEPYGLRGSY, from the exons ATGCTGAAAAGGCCATATTTCCATCTGGTGGCTGTCTTCCTGGCACAATGTGCCAATGGCATACTCTACACTCAACCGGAACAGATTCATCTGTCTTATGGTC GTGACCCGTCCTCGATGATCGTGACATGGAACACCCTCAATAACACGAAGACACCAGTTGTGAAATATGGTTCCAGTCCTCTGGAGGTCCATCAGCAGGTCATTGGATACAGCACCCACTTTGTGGACGGAGGGACAGAGCATAGGGCACAGTACATACACAGAGTTGTCATCACGGGACTTACTCCGGGACAGAAATACT TCTACCACTGCGGCAGCGACGATGGGTGGAGCGACCCTTTCTCCTTCACAGCCATGCCCGACGGAACCGACTGGAGTCCCCGCATTGTCATGTTCGGGGACCTGGGGAACGTGAACGCCCAGTCCCTGCCCAGACTGCAGTCCGAGGTGGACATGTATGATGCTGTCCTTCACATAG GTGATTTTGCTTACGACATGGACaaa AATCAGAGCACCGTCGGTGACGCCTTCATGCGGCAGATTCAGCCCATCGCTGCTTATCTCCCTTACATGACCTGTCCTGGCAACCACGAGAACAGCTA CAACTTCTCCAACTACAAGAACAGATTCACCATGCCCTTTGATGAGCAGTCAGACAGAATGTTCTTCAG TTTCGACATAGGGCCCGCCCATATCATCTCCTTCTCTACCGAGTACTACTTCTACATCAACTACGGTATCTCACAGCTTGTCCAGCAGTACGAATGGCTCGAGCGGGACCTCAAG GAAGCAAGTCTTCCCGAGAATCGCGCTAAGCGACCATGGATCATCACAATGGGACACAGACCAATGTACTGCTCCAACAGTGACAACGACGACTGCACACACCTGGAGAGCTTG GTTAGAATCGGGGTTCCCTTCCTGCACGTGGGTGGGCTTGAGCACATGTTCGACAAGTACGGCGTGGACCTGGCGCTGTGGGCCCATGAACACTCCTACGAGCGTCTATGGCCTGTCTACAACAGGAAG GTGTACAACGGCAGCTACGACCAGCCCTACACAAACCCTGGTGCCCCAGTCCATCTGATCACAGGATCTGCG GGCTGCAGTGAGCGCCATGACAACTTCGCCAAGGATGCGGGCCCCTGGTCAGCATTCCGTAACCTTGACTACGGTTACACCCGGATGACTATTCACAACGGCACCCACATCAGCTTTGAACAGGTGTCGGATGACAAG AAGGGGCAAATCGTGGATAGTTTCACACTCATCAAAGACAAACACGAACCGTACGGGCTACGTGGCAGCTACTGA